The proteins below come from a single Rhizobium tropici CIAT 899 genomic window:
- a CDS encoding amino acid ABC transporter ATP-binding protein: protein MAEAQSKKMTVSETEVAVDMINMNKWYGDFHVLRDINLKVMRGERIVIAGPSGSGKSTMIRCINRLEEHQKGQIIVDGVELTNDLKKIDEVRREVGMVFQHFNLFPHLTILENCTLAPIWVRKMPKKQAEEIAMHFLTRVKIPEQAKKYPGQLSGGQQQRVAIARSLCMNPKIMLFDEPTSALDPEMIKEVLDTMVGLAEEGMTMLCVTHEMGFARQVANRVIFMDQGQIVEQNSPKEFFDNPQHERTKLFLSQILH, encoded by the coding sequence ATGGCTGAAGCCCAATCGAAGAAAATGACTGTCTCCGAGACCGAGGTCGCGGTCGACATGATCAACATGAACAAGTGGTACGGCGATTTCCACGTGCTGCGCGATATCAATCTGAAGGTCATGCGCGGTGAGCGCATTGTCATTGCCGGCCCGTCCGGTTCGGGCAAATCGACGATGATCCGCTGCATCAATCGCCTGGAAGAACACCAGAAGGGCCAGATCATCGTCGACGGCGTCGAGCTGACGAACGATCTGAAGAAGATCGACGAAGTGCGCCGCGAAGTCGGCATGGTGTTCCAGCACTTCAACCTCTTCCCGCACCTGACCATTCTGGAAAACTGCACGCTGGCACCGATCTGGGTGCGCAAGATGCCGAAGAAGCAGGCGGAAGAGATCGCCATGCACTTCCTCACCCGCGTCAAGATCCCGGAGCAGGCCAAGAAATATCCCGGCCAGCTTTCCGGCGGCCAGCAGCAGCGTGTGGCGATCGCCCGCTCGCTCTGCATGAACCCGAAGATCATGCTGTTCGACGAGCCGACGTCTGCGCTCGACCCCGAAATGATCAAGGAAGTGCTCGACACCATGGTCGGCCTTGCCGAAGAAGGCATGACCATGCTGTGCGTCACCCACGAAATGGGTTTCGCCCGCCAGGTCGCCAACCGCGTCATCTTCATGGACCAAGGCCAGATCGTCGAGCAGAATTCGCCGAAGGAATTCTTCGACAACCCGCAGCATGAGCGCACAAAGCTGTTCCTCAGCCAGATCCTGCACTGA
- a CDS encoding FAD-dependent monooxygenase, with translation MPIKAAAIIGAGIAGLTAALALARHGIAPDIFEQAEVLTEVGAGLQISPNASRILDTLGVLDKLRSVWLEPEEVRLVSGSSLRPVALVPCGKFARERWGAPYGTAHRATLQKALLDAVTGNTLCRLHLGRHIDIKNMLALEEIAGRKLDLVIGADGVWSKAHAMVPGAPSPLFSGNIAWRFSIPEAVAPSVLSKTSVTAFLGPSSHLVCYPIRENAAFNIVAIVSGSGASRDWGAAGNKTQREQMLRGFSGWNRTILQMLEAQEQASFWPLYEMKAGRWHNGSDTILIGDAAHAMMPFAAQGAAMAIEDAFELAGMLSGREPAEAFELYERHRAPRISRLRQRAAFNQFAYHARGPIRLARDLVLSLRPPQSLAADMDWIYGYRAIG, from the coding sequence ATGCCGATCAAAGCAGCCGCAATCATTGGCGCCGGAATAGCTGGATTGACGGCGGCGCTGGCGCTGGCGCGACATGGCATTGCCCCCGACATTTTCGAACAGGCAGAGGTGCTGACCGAGGTTGGCGCAGGCTTGCAGATTTCGCCAAATGCTTCCCGCATCCTCGATACGCTCGGCGTTCTCGACAAACTTCGATCCGTCTGGCTGGAGCCGGAAGAAGTCCGGCTCGTGTCCGGCTCATCGCTGCGTCCCGTTGCATTGGTTCCCTGTGGAAAATTTGCAAGAGAGCGATGGGGTGCGCCCTATGGTACCGCGCATCGGGCGACCTTGCAAAAGGCGCTTCTGGATGCGGTGACGGGCAATACCCTATGCAGGCTGCATCTCGGCCGGCACATCGACATCAAAAACATGCTGGCACTGGAAGAGATCGCCGGAAGGAAGCTCGATCTCGTCATCGGTGCCGACGGCGTCTGGTCGAAGGCGCATGCGATGGTGCCAGGCGCGCCCTCGCCGCTCTTTTCGGGCAATATTGCCTGGCGCTTCTCCATTCCTGAGGCGGTCGCCCCTTCCGTCCTGAGCAAGACAAGCGTTACGGCCTTCCTCGGGCCATCGAGCCATCTCGTCTGCTATCCCATTCGGGAAAATGCCGCCTTCAATATTGTCGCGATCGTCTCCGGCAGCGGCGCCAGCCGCGATTGGGGCGCGGCCGGCAACAAAACGCAGCGTGAGCAGATGCTGCGCGGCTTTTCCGGCTGGAACAGAACGATCCTGCAAATGCTCGAAGCCCAGGAGCAGGCCAGCTTCTGGCCGCTCTACGAGATGAAGGCGGGCCGATGGCATAATGGCAGCGATACTATTCTGATCGGGGACGCTGCGCATGCGATGATGCCGTTTGCGGCCCAGGGTGCAGCCATGGCGATAGAGGACGCCTTCGAGCTTGCCGGCATGCTGTCGGGACGCGAGCCCGCGGAAGCTTTCGAGCTTTACGAGAGGCATCGAGCCCCGCGGATATCCCGCCTGCGCCAGCGCGCCGCCTTCAACCAGTTTGCCTATCACGCACGTGGCCCCATCCGCCTGGCGCGCGATCTCGTCCTCTCGTTGCGCCCGCCGCAAAGTCTCGCGGCGGACATGGATTGGATCTACGGCTATCGCGCCATCGGCTGA
- a CDS encoding helix-turn-helix transcriptional regulator, translated as MSISAAQCRAARALLAWSQSDLCAAADVGRATLANFELEKSTPYGRTLRDIRTALETAGVTFLQAGGNASGPGVSLNKSDGAAIDVDESQVVQYRENLENDAPPGAGG; from the coding sequence ATGTCTATCTCTGCTGCGCAATGTCGAGCCGCTCGCGCGCTCCTGGCTTGGTCTCAGAGTGATCTCTGTGCCGCGGCTGACGTGGGGCGCGCTACTTTGGCAAACTTCGAATTGGAGAAAAGCACCCCATATGGCCGGACGCTGCGTGATATTCGCACTGCCCTCGAAACCGCTGGCGTTACCTTCCTGCAGGCCGGCGGTAACGCAAGTGGCCCCGGCGTATCGCTGAATAAGTCTGATGGGGCGGCTATCGACGTCGACGAGAGCCAAGTCGTTCAATATCGCGAGAACCTGGAGAACGACGCGCCGCCCGGCGCCGGCGGTTAA
- a CDS encoding amino acid ABC transporter substrate-binding protein — protein sequence MKKFALSVFLGAAALACTVSGASASTLSDVKAKGFVQCGVNPALLGFAQPDAAGNWTGFDIDFCKAVASAVFGDPSKVKYTPLSAKDRFTALQSGEIDVLSRNTTWTINRDTALGLKFRPVTYYDGQGFMVRKELNVKSALELSGAAICVQSGTTTELNLADYFKTNNLQYNPVVFDKLEEITTAYDSGRCDVFTTDQSQLYAVRLTLKNPDDNVILPEIISKEPLGPAVRQGDDQWFNIVSWTAYALVSAEEFGITQKNVDEMKNSANPDIKRFLGAEEGSKIGTDLGLTNDWSYNIIKGVGNYGEIFERNIGAGSPLKIARGINALWNKGGIQYAPPVR from the coding sequence ATGAAAAAGTTTGCTCTCTCCGTATTTCTCGGAGCCGCAGCATTGGCTTGCACCGTGTCCGGCGCGTCGGCTTCGACGCTCAGCGACGTGAAAGCTAAAGGCTTCGTGCAATGCGGCGTGAATCCTGCTCTTCTCGGCTTTGCACAGCCTGATGCGGCCGGCAACTGGACCGGCTTCGACATCGACTTCTGCAAGGCTGTAGCCTCTGCCGTATTCGGCGATCCGAGCAAGGTGAAATACACGCCTCTCAGTGCCAAGGACCGCTTCACCGCGCTGCAGTCGGGCGAAATCGACGTACTTTCCCGTAACACCACCTGGACCATCAACCGCGATACGGCGCTCGGCCTCAAGTTCCGCCCGGTCACCTATTACGACGGCCAGGGCTTCATGGTTCGCAAGGAACTGAACGTGAAGTCGGCGCTCGAGCTGTCGGGCGCTGCCATCTGCGTCCAGTCCGGCACGACGACCGAGCTGAACCTCGCCGACTATTTCAAGACCAACAACCTTCAGTACAATCCCGTTGTCTTCGACAAGCTCGAAGAAATCACGACGGCCTATGATTCCGGCCGTTGCGACGTCTTCACCACAGACCAATCGCAGCTCTATGCCGTTCGTCTGACGTTGAAGAACCCGGACGATAACGTCATTCTGCCCGAGATCATCTCGAAGGAGCCGCTTGGCCCGGCCGTTCGTCAGGGTGACGACCAGTGGTTCAACATCGTCAGTTGGACGGCCTATGCGCTTGTGAGCGCCGAAGAATTCGGCATCACCCAGAAGAACGTCGACGAAATGAAGAATTCGGCCAACCCGGACATCAAGCGCTTCCTCGGCGCCGAGGAAGGCTCCAAGATCGGCACCGATCTCGGTCTGACCAACGATTGGTCGTATAACATCATCAAGGGCGTCGGCAATTACGGCGAAATCTTCGAGCGTAATATCGGCGCAGGCAGCCCGCTGAAGATTGCCCGCGGCATCAACGCTCTGTGGAACAAGGGCGGCATTCAGTACGCACCTCCGGTGCGCTAA
- a CDS encoding AlbA family DNA-binding domain-containing protein: MWDELVSGGEAAIERLLGRQEDLTLEFKAHDLREPIFLDGSLSPAGKKIFAKEASAFSNSAGGVIVFGVDCRSTHGIDQAERLTPISSLARAETSVRDAAAELLQPRHTGIEVVRIPSLADQASGYIIVRVPRSDRRPHRSEAKGQKEYFKRIGSRSYPMEHYDVEDAFRRTTAPILVLKTSFDGAMNINVREMRYKFQFGLSNEGEVSAKSISVQIWNLVGEAFGALGYTTSKNEISIYGGRHHISAPSDFVVHPGETRLFHEFQLILKRDPISGEVRSGSNPLRSGCIHFSYAIGAENMRVVEQKCVLSDEELAPLLNAYWG, from the coding sequence ATGTGGGACGAATTAGTATCTGGAGGCGAAGCAGCAATCGAACGCCTCCTTGGTCGCCAGGAAGATTTGACGCTTGAGTTTAAAGCCCATGATCTGCGCGAGCCAATTTTTCTTGATGGCAGCCTCTCTCCGGCTGGGAAGAAAATCTTCGCAAAAGAGGCCTCAGCATTTTCAAATTCTGCCGGTGGCGTAATCGTTTTTGGCGTGGATTGCAGGTCAACCCATGGAATCGACCAAGCCGAGCGTCTCACCCCGATATCCAGCTTAGCAAGAGCTGAAACGTCGGTACGCGATGCGGCGGCTGAGCTTCTGCAGCCCCGACATACGGGTATTGAAGTAGTTAGAATTCCTTCACTTGCAGATCAAGCATCCGGGTACATCATTGTCCGCGTTCCCCGGTCGGACAGACGCCCCCATCGCTCAGAGGCGAAGGGCCAGAAGGAATATTTCAAGCGGATCGGAAGCCGATCCTATCCGATGGAACATTATGACGTTGAAGATGCGTTTAGGCGCACGACCGCCCCGATTTTAGTTCTAAAGACTTCCTTCGATGGGGCCATGAACATCAATGTAAGGGAAATGCGTTATAAATTTCAATTTGGGCTGAGCAATGAAGGTGAAGTCAGTGCAAAGTCGATCTCGGTGCAAATTTGGAATTTGGTGGGAGAAGCCTTCGGAGCGCTTGGATACACTACTAGCAAAAACGAGATATCAATTTACGGCGGACGCCATCATATCAGCGCGCCATCCGATTTTGTTGTGCATCCTGGTGAGACGAGACTGTTTCATGAGTTTCAACTGATTCTGAAGCGCGACCCTATTTCGGGCGAGGTCCGATCCGGAAGCAATCCGTTGCGAAGTGGTTGTATTCACTTCAGCTATGCGATCGGAGCTGAAAATATGAGGGTGGTAGAGCAAAAATGCGTTCTCAGTGATGAGGAACTCGCGCCGCTGCTCAACGCATATTGGGGCTGA
- a CDS encoding amino acid ABC transporter permease translates to MAITANSPEGERSALSAALYDPKVRGVFYQAVTIIILAAFCWFIVTNTMDNLRALNRSFGFDFLEGRAGFNLGQALIPYSSDSTNTTALIVGLLNTLLISLVGIIAATIIGFLVGMGRLSHNWLVAKLSQAYVEIFRNIPPLLVIFFWYSGVLVLLPQAREAVHLPFSSYLSNRGLAFPSPIFGAAMWAVGVALLIAIAAVFFVARWAHRRQTATGQQFHTIWVSIGILIGLPLLVFLVTGMPLSFDYPVAGKFNLTGGTVIGPEFLALLLALSLYTASYIAEIVRAGIRGVAKGQSEAAGALGLRASAINRLIVLPQAMRIIIPPLTSQYLNLIKNSSLAIAIGYADIVAVGGVILNQSGRAVEIVILWMVVYLILSIATSLFMNWFNAKMALVER, encoded by the coding sequence ATGGCAATTACTGCAAACTCGCCTGAAGGCGAGCGTTCGGCCTTATCGGCAGCGTTGTACGACCCCAAGGTTCGGGGCGTGTTCTACCAGGCCGTCACGATCATTATCCTTGCCGCATTCTGCTGGTTCATCGTTACGAACACGATGGATAATCTGCGCGCCTTGAACAGATCTTTCGGCTTCGACTTTCTCGAAGGTCGCGCCGGCTTCAACCTGGGGCAGGCGCTGATCCCCTATTCCAGCGATTCGACCAATACCACGGCACTCATCGTTGGCCTGCTCAACACGCTTCTCATTTCGCTGGTGGGCATCATTGCGGCAACAATCATCGGCTTTTTAGTCGGCATGGGCAGGCTTTCGCATAATTGGCTCGTTGCGAAGCTGTCGCAGGCCTATGTCGAAATCTTCCGCAATATCCCGCCGCTGCTGGTCATCTTCTTCTGGTACAGCGGCGTTCTCGTATTGCTGCCGCAGGCGCGCGAGGCCGTGCATCTGCCGTTCTCCAGCTATCTCAGCAACCGCGGGCTTGCCTTCCCGAGCCCGATTTTCGGTGCGGCCATGTGGGCCGTCGGCGTTGCCCTCCTCATCGCCATAGCTGCGGTGTTCTTCGTGGCGCGCTGGGCGCACAGGCGTCAAACGGCAACGGGTCAGCAATTCCACACAATCTGGGTGTCGATCGGCATCTTGATCGGCCTGCCGTTGCTTGTCTTCCTGGTGACGGGCATGCCGCTTTCCTTCGACTACCCGGTTGCCGGCAAATTCAACCTGACGGGCGGCACGGTGATTGGTCCGGAGTTCCTTGCGCTTCTCCTTGCCCTTTCCCTTTACACCGCATCCTACATTGCCGAGATCGTTCGCGCCGGCATTCGCGGCGTAGCAAAGGGGCAGTCGGAAGCGGCGGGCGCACTCGGTCTGCGGGCGTCAGCCATCAACCGGCTGATCGTCTTACCACAGGCAATGCGCATCATCATTCCACCGCTGACGAGCCAATATCTCAATCTCATCAAGAACTCATCTCTCGCCATCGCCATCGGCTATGCGGATATTGTCGCCGTTGGCGGCGTGATCCTCAACCAGTCCGGCCGAGCCGTCGAAATCGTCATCCTTTGGATGGTCGTCTATCTCATCTTGAGCATCGCAACCTCGCTGTTCATGAACTGGTTCAACGCCAAGATGGCTCTGGTGGAGAGATAA
- a CDS encoding zinc-finger domain-containing protein, which translates to MAGHNIPHFQNDGGHRVIEIGVKEFMCTGASVPYDHPHIFIDLGDENEKVCSYCSTLYRYNPSLKADQTNPAGCVFHFKAA; encoded by the coding sequence ATGGCCGGCCACAATATTCCCCATTTCCAGAACGACGGCGGACATCGCGTCATCGAAATCGGCGTGAAGGAATTCATGTGCACCGGCGCTTCGGTTCCCTATGATCATCCGCACATCTTCATCGATCTCGGAGACGAGAACGAGAAGGTCTGCTCCTACTGCTCGACGCTCTATCGCTACAATCCGTCGCTGAAGGCGGATCAGACCAATCCGGCTGGCTGCGTCTTCCATTTCAAGGCTGCCTGA
- a CDS encoding ETC complex I subunit has product MPAKIYRPAKTAMQSGKAKTNIWVLEFDQETPRKIDPIMGYTSSGDMRQQLKLTFETQEQAEDYAKRNGIEYRVIAPKDPIRQTVSYTDNFRFNRIQPWTH; this is encoded by the coding sequence ATGCCTGCCAAGATTTATCGTCCTGCAAAAACCGCCATGCAATCCGGCAAGGCCAAAACCAATATCTGGGTTCTGGAGTTCGATCAGGAAACGCCGCGCAAGATCGATCCGATCATGGGCTATACGTCCTCGGGCGATATGCGCCAGCAGCTCAAGCTGACCTTCGAGACGCAGGAGCAGGCGGAAGACTACGCCAAGCGCAACGGCATCGAATACCGTGTCATCGCGCCGAAGGATCCAATCCGGCAGACGGTGTCCTATACCGACAACTTTCGCTTTAACCGCATCCAGCCCTGGACTCACTGA
- a CDS encoding DUF192 domain-containing protein gives MVLVMVEIIKSFKNNALCIVKSAILALFLVGAVIPVSFAGQTVGRQSMAFDSEPLSIASPKGQTHKFTVELALTPPQLELGLMYRDSMPADHGMLFDFGTSRPVMMWMKNTKLPLDMLFLDQQGIVTHIQENAVPYSEAIISSGGTVAYVIELNAGIVRKLGLAVGDTVTSATISGKLGK, from the coding sequence ATGGTTTTAGTTATGGTAGAAATTATAAAATCTTTTAAAAACAATGCATTATGCATCGTAAAAAGCGCCATTTTGGCGCTTTTTCTCGTTGGGGCCGTTATCCCGGTGTCCTTTGCGGGACAAACTGTGGGCCGGCAGTCGATGGCTTTCGATTCGGAACCGCTTTCGATCGCATCGCCCAAGGGCCAGACGCATAAATTCACCGTGGAACTGGCCCTGACGCCGCCGCAGCTCGAACTCGGCTTGATGTATCGCGACAGCATGCCGGCCGATCATGGCATGCTGTTCGATTTCGGCACGTCGCGGCCTGTCATGATGTGGATGAAGAACACCAAGTTGCCGCTCGATATGCTGTTTCTGGATCAACAGGGTATCGTAACCCATATCCAGGAAAACGCCGTGCCCTATTCCGAAGCGATCATCAGCTCCGGCGGGACGGTTGCCTATGTCATCGAGCTGAATGCCGGCATTGTTCGCAAACTCGGCCTTGCCGTAGGCGATACGGTGACGAGTGCCACCATTTCAGGAAAGCTCGGCAAGTAA
- a CDS encoding HNH endonuclease, with protein MKTALKRRYLLTLFAKQDGKCCYCDRHVILSYRWRDQQRPDAATIEHLRRRADGGSNHPDNLAMACKECNDGRGPVDWLTYRSFKRGEISEFAKCFAPQPAPGARQSHHHQRESLDPASRPST; from the coding sequence ATGAAGACAGCTCTAAAACGACGCTACTTGTTGACGCTGTTTGCCAAGCAGGATGGAAAGTGCTGCTATTGCGACCGGCATGTCATCCTTTCATACCGTTGGCGCGACCAGCAGAGGCCTGACGCGGCCACAATCGAGCACCTGCGGCGCCGCGCTGATGGTGGATCTAACCACCCAGACAATCTAGCTATGGCATGCAAGGAGTGTAATGACGGCCGGGGACCGGTGGACTGGTTGACATATCGCTCTTTCAAGCGGGGCGAGATCAGCGAGTTCGCAAAATGTTTCGCGCCGCAGCCGGCGCCCGGCGCCCGCCAGTCCCATCACCACCAGCGAGAATCATTAGACCCGGCGTCGCGACCGAGCACATAG
- a CDS encoding cystathionine beta-lyase, protein MKDKDNFLQNAGINTRLSHIGNSPFDFHGFVNPPVVHASTVLFPNARVMETHDQKYTYGTRGTPTTDALCEAMNALEGSAGTVIVPSGLAAVTVTFLAYLSAGDHALIVDSVYGPTRFFCDTMLKRLGIEVEYYDPMVGAGIEQLIKSNTRLVHTEAPGSNTFEMQDIPAISAVAHRHDCVVTMDNTWATPLYFKPLDHGVDVSIHAVTKYPAGHSDILMGTVSANEAHWKQLIAAHGQLGLCGAPDDAYQVLRGLRTMGVRLERHQESALAIAQWLEGREEVARVLHPALPSFPGHDLWKRDFKGASGIFSFVVAVDDPQEFKVKAHAFLDALRIFGLGYSWGGFESLALQVNLSDRRVTKAPTEGPVIRLQIGLEDVADIKADIEKGFAAVRA, encoded by the coding sequence ATGAAAGACAAAGACAACTTCCTGCAGAACGCCGGCATCAACACGCGTTTGTCCCATATCGGCAATTCGCCATTCGATTTCCATGGATTCGTCAATCCGCCCGTGGTGCATGCCTCGACGGTGCTGTTTCCCAATGCGCGGGTGATGGAGACGCATGACCAGAAATACACCTACGGTACGCGTGGAACTCCGACCACGGATGCGCTTTGCGAGGCGATGAATGCGCTGGAAGGCTCCGCCGGAACGGTGATCGTTCCCTCCGGGCTTGCAGCGGTGACGGTGACGTTTCTCGCTTATCTGTCTGCCGGCGATCATGCCTTGATCGTCGATTCGGTCTACGGCCCCACGCGATTCTTCTGCGATACGATGCTGAAGCGCCTCGGTATCGAGGTCGAATATTACGATCCTATGGTGGGTGCTGGCATCGAACAGCTGATCAAGTCAAACACCAGGCTGGTCCACACCGAGGCGCCGGGTTCGAACACCTTTGAAATGCAGGATATTCCGGCGATTTCGGCGGTGGCTCATCGTCACGACTGCGTCGTCACCATGGACAATACCTGGGCGACGCCGCTCTATTTCAAGCCGCTCGATCATGGCGTCGACGTTTCCATTCATGCCGTGACGAAATATCCGGCTGGCCACTCCGATATCTTGATGGGAACCGTTTCGGCCAATGAAGCGCATTGGAAGCAATTGATCGCGGCGCATGGGCAGCTCGGCCTCTGCGGCGCGCCTGACGATGCCTATCAGGTCCTGCGCGGCTTGCGCACCATGGGCGTGCGTCTGGAGCGTCATCAGGAAAGCGCGCTTGCGATCGCACAATGGCTCGAGGGCAGGGAGGAGGTTGCGCGCGTGCTGCATCCGGCCCTGCCGAGCTTCCCGGGCCACGACTTGTGGAAGCGCGATTTCAAGGGAGCGAGCGGAATCTTCTCTTTCGTTGTGGCTGTTGACGATCCGCAAGAATTCAAGGTGAAGGCGCATGCCTTCCTGGATGCTCTGCGTATTTTCGGTCTCGGCTATTCCTGGGGCGGCTTCGAGAGCCTTGCACTGCAGGTCAACCTCAGTGACCGGCGCGTGACCAAGGCTCCGACGGAAGGGCCTGTTATCCGGCTGCAAATCGGCCTGGAAGACGTCGCCGACATCAAGGCGGATATTGAAAAGGGCTTTGCTGCTGTCCGGGCCTGA
- a CDS encoding helix-turn-helix domain-containing protein, translating to MNSRPYTQKSALDYIRTIQPLDPDKGWQREDIQVAFMAGAEAPPVARLMSLRDVADTLAVSVSTVNDLVRFGELAYVHAGRGTERKRLTFRPEEIESFIKRHTRRDCHDPGPQRARQSGTRKSACDLAIDRSMAGSNGFLAQRAARLADAKARKRK from the coding sequence ATGAACTCTCGTCCCTATACCCAAAAATCCGCCCTGGATTATATCCGCACCATTCAGCCTCTCGATCCCGATAAAGGATGGCAGCGCGAGGATATCCAGGTCGCATTCATGGCTGGTGCTGAAGCGCCACCGGTCGCTCGGCTTATGTCATTGAGGGACGTCGCCGACACGTTGGCTGTTTCGGTCTCCACGGTCAACGATCTCGTGCGATTCGGCGAACTCGCCTATGTACACGCCGGACGCGGCACAGAGAGAAAACGACTTACCTTCAGACCAGAGGAAATAGAGAGCTTCATCAAGCGTCACACTAGACGCGACTGCCACGATCCAGGACCGCAGAGGGCGAGGCAAAGCGGAACGCGCAAGAGTGCGTGCGATCTTGCCATTGATCGCTCTATGGCAGGGAGCAACGGGTTCCTAGCCCAGCGCGCCGCTAGGCTGGCCGACGCGAAAGCGAGGAAAAGAAAATGA
- a CDS encoding amino acid ABC transporter permease, translating to MSSVDQHFVSKTLLVAQPAPASEKGPWHWLKKNLFATPKDIVLTLIAVAFLAWTIPHLVDWLFINAVWSGTDRTFCATTVQGGTQPDGWNAACWAFVRAKFVVFMFGLYPPDERWRPLLVCILMVASFAPLLIPSVPRKGLNAILAFFILPIVSFFLLHGGFGLEIVETERWGGLLVTLVIAFVAIAVSFPFGIVLALGRRSKMPVVRMLCVIFIEVIRGVPLITVLFMASYMLPLFMPQGWTIDKLLRAVVGVAIFTSAYMAEVIRGGLQAIPKGQFEGADSLGLGYWQKMRLIILPQAIKLVIPGIVNTYIGMFKDTSLVAIIGMFDLLGIVRQNFADANWATAVTPVTGLVFAGFVFWLFCFGMSRYSGFVERHLDTGHKR from the coding sequence ATGTCGAGCGTAGATCAACACTTCGTCAGCAAGACATTGCTGGTGGCGCAGCCGGCGCCCGCCAGCGAGAAAGGTCCGTGGCACTGGTTGAAAAAAAACCTGTTTGCCACGCCGAAAGACATCGTCCTGACCTTGATTGCTGTCGCCTTCCTGGCCTGGACGATACCGCACCTGGTCGACTGGCTGTTCATAAACGCAGTCTGGAGCGGCACGGACCGCACATTCTGCGCCACCACGGTTCAGGGTGGAACGCAGCCAGATGGCTGGAATGCCGCCTGCTGGGCCTTCGTCCGCGCAAAATTCGTCGTCTTCATGTTCGGCCTCTATCCACCGGACGAGCGCTGGCGGCCCCTGCTCGTCTGCATCTTGATGGTCGCGAGCTTCGCGCCGCTGCTGATACCGTCCGTTCCCAGGAAGGGATTGAACGCAATCCTGGCATTCTTCATACTGCCGATCGTTTCTTTCTTCCTGCTTCATGGCGGCTTCGGTCTTGAGATCGTCGAAACGGAAAGATGGGGCGGGCTGTTGGTGACGCTGGTCATTGCCTTCGTCGCCATCGCGGTCTCCTTTCCGTTCGGCATCGTGCTCGCGCTGGGCCGCCGCTCGAAAATGCCCGTCGTGCGCATGCTGTGCGTGATCTTCATCGAAGTGATCCGCGGCGTACCGCTGATCACGGTGCTGTTCATGGCGAGCTATATGCTGCCGCTGTTCATGCCGCAGGGCTGGACTATCGATAAGCTGCTGCGTGCCGTCGTCGGTGTCGCGATCTTCACCTCAGCCTATATGGCCGAAGTCATTCGCGGCGGCCTCCAGGCCATACCGAAGGGCCAGTTCGAGGGCGCCGATTCACTCGGCCTCGGCTACTGGCAGAAGATGCGGCTGATCATTCTGCCGCAGGCGATCAAGCTGGTCATTCCCGGCATCGTCAATACCTATATCGGCATGTTCAAGGACACGTCGCTGGTTGCGATTATCGGCATGTTCGACCTGCTCGGCATCGTCCGTCAGAACTTCGCGGATGCCAATTGGGCGACTGCGGTGACCCCGGTAACGGGTCTCGTTTTCGCAGGATTCGTTTTTTGGCTGTTCTGCTTTGGCATGTCGCGCTATTCAGGTTTCGTGGAACGCCATCTCGACACCGGCCACAAGCGATAA